The Narcine bancroftii isolate sNarBan1 chromosome 11, sNarBan1.hap1, whole genome shotgun sequence genome has a window encoding:
- the LOC138745818 gene encoding uncharacterized protein, translating into MQRGIPDNYGHQGFHNPVSQAFNEMPSSNCLPWKALSGSSYSLNVPASINPPDATVRLPYPPNELSSSCYNSSFHLSKLMSTATGDPQSERAAYSRFSSTRNQPTSFQHRSVQSIPSTFQTSQEFVPSQNWPTHWNQDAHRTGRNFPQHQNPASTGMEASAKSFRVTQLRSLLHKCKMYPASEQPPSWSDGMTQFAAEQAGRYWNKQTPNYQQVPIYGSSSHRFNWPTSNAHHHHLEPSQNACIGAYKESIAPNMFETGQQGERIQALQRGGITVPQEPTQNYFMKLRHKEAPMNVQGTLAIGNKPTQMPSPDCFRSTSVLAIATQMGNGMAVQNHGLDYKSSCRRQNISDTYSQKSPQNPRKRKPIDVLKFLSELTSKELRALIFAFEYIERKRTTSQPGQRLGAQHNPAKMQSCQYAAESMSCIAPQNSVNSVNGCEEICQSYPLTVSQRLQKERGTQWKGKNLQIAQVNPTSLTTNPKAFSDFMGLSNVLSMSNNFTQSENMNNIVFPNQGSHQHFHPMTEQAAPSIQPHKEHSVGQHDATTSHSSNQFGDLGADCNLESYSFNCLNCSTKNLVTLSSVNSNDLGSKQNNGNSHHFAQLMDTRNAADLHQTDTPDLKTNAFQYDEQSLKEIEALYNMLQGSYINKTYDHSKRQKVEAPSTTIQPSSSAVDHMNGFIGTVQSFHGNQAADNEHGEHASYINVLNHSAHSHSRAFERQEVEVALPKRLDEKESTPLKQLGDKTDWALIRLKLHDSTDQVKNSVFSNLPVGMVPECSSVRSKDPQPTCKMDAVSSPQSITKKQQTRGYPASDCTPASASSHKNLAFISEELSRVQKDATKMVHFSNAGLNDQKGDLSVLKEFPDRGIVSPVPTPILSSGQSDHFPCDAGSDYKASIDVPAGHLIGKMSSASDICTINDSKICNSSPERVSEKLTLVSNPDESLAKESDTLEFILRSLGIIPENNEGGSTEIPTSLIPSAEVNTKKSFQDNISCIELQQNTDVRLPPIPQSEKQNSVDSTDWTVSTNGSTDAMFNMRETQYKLNALDDPLHNDNTVGKLKLNGMNQLSSLHQSNIQVKGDQNAIVLSSVEDGLLSKTNGTSNTETQLAVASIQAGTEGCENLLDNPSSDKIKMHQHTAAIQFKDVRWHNDSSPPGTENHLPSSPVSSSPVGVAHLTRINTASKQPVDLGGDWHGNHLGNTSNILSLSKMPVISVNMVRNKKNIMDRHFDSCIKFGKQQNPAPQNVIMEAIETMGMSNSLVQVSDENKLLDRKESFRYSNSTQGEVPWRNAEVLSADDTLNCDDCIALAPPHSTQGVLRKSPCTIPASGIHSLLHNSNDVLKPIGMTVGQECLDKGCLVQEEARSRRTAVVPHKTPEMGLPSGIRITFVYSLSEYCKDMTSINSIISGSLGNNGQELQRYFRKVCNFSVRRMKQKAKLINGKGLPSIGTNLGVSSKEDHVTELSSQDIVPSKNNSSIHLGDMFTTMTNQSVNSFHPEMNKSRIPADNKHASEFTASANISKSLPGNLSCNNSSAEDCTNAVDKESSALCCLSSRETMNQSFFRKDEFHMKDDFEMSTESILRFWSPSKECTEMHCPIQEPENGLGCECGICSRLGMYTAGSEEELNESILKLSTLHHFQFDFTSAVNGSQFHGEISHPHGLYNQCNEGEKIGGVSGEPKLVERAGISHLLTDEDKMGKWMDATLLKVPLEPCSPKSYLQSSSEQMSNKLGECASGDNENEAGKSKMTLLGMNMNERRNSTHENHELINQGKCLTALPTWPFRDEESLKECEPNVDLSSEIKLKVLEHEEFNSVLSELSNSIFNPVSIRTEKISEDQSPETHGKTVKNSYAGYLNITGHELMETSAMEYSATSNSRTPSLSTVGSSPQY; encoded by the coding sequence ATGCAACGTGGTATTCCAGACAACTATGGTCACCAAGGTTTCCACAATCCAGTCTCCCAGGCTTTTAATGAAATGCCTTCATCAAATTGCCTGCCTTGGAAGGCTCTCTCTGGATCTTCCTATTCTCTAAATGTGCCAGCATCAATCAATCCACCTGATGCAACAGTTCGACTTCCCTATCCACCAAATGAATTATCATCATCTTGTTATAATTCTAGTTTTCATCTTTCCAAGCTCATGTCTACTGCAACTGGAGACCCCCAATCTGAAAGAGCTGCTTATTCAAGGTTTTCGTCAACTCGGAATCAGCCCACCTCCTTTCAACATCGATCAGTGCAATCCATTCCATCCACCTTTCAAACTTCTCAAGAGTTTGTGCCTTCCCAAAACTGGCCAACCCACTGGAACCAAGATGCCCATCGAACTGGAAGGAATTTCCCACAGCATCAGAATCCTGCTTCCACTGGAATGGAAGCGAGTGCTAAGAGCTTCAGAGTCACTCAGCTCAGGTCCCTTCTGCACAAATGCAAGATGTATCCTGCCTCAGAGCAACCTCCAAGTTGGTCTGATGGAATGACGCAGTTTGCTGCTGAACAAGCTGGACGCTACTGGAATAAGCAGACACCCAATTACCAGCAAGTGCCCATTTATGGATCTTCCAGCCACAGGTTTAATTGGCCAACTTCCAATGCACACCATCATCATTTAGAACCATCCCAAAATGCTTGTATTGGAGCTTACAAAGAGTCGATTGCTCCCAACATGTTTGAAACTGGTCAACAGGGAGAGAGGATACAAGCGCTACAAAGAGGAGGCATTACAGTTCCACAAGAACCAACTCAAAATTATTTCATGAAACTTCGTCACAAAGAAGCACCTATGAATGTGCAAGGAACCCTTGCAATTGGCAATAAACCTACTCAGATGCCCAGCCCAGATTGTTTTAGATCTACTTCAGTCTTGGCAATAGCCACTCAGATGGGCAATGGCATGGCTGTTCAAAATCATGGGTTGGATTATAAATCCAGCTGCAGAAGGCAAAACATTTCAGACACCTACTCTCAAAAGAGCCCTCAAAATCCAAGGAAGAGAAAACCTATTGATGTATTGAAGTTTCTTTCAGAACTTACAAGCAAAGAATTGAGAGCATTGATTTTTGCATTTGAGTATATAGAAAGAAAGAGAACAACCTCACAGCCTGGTCAGAGGCTAGGTGCACAGCATAATCCTGCAAAGATGCAATCCTGCCAATATGCAGCAGAAAGCATGTCTTGTATAGCACCTCAAAACTCTGTCAATTCAGTGAATGGATGTGAAGAGATCTGTCAATCGTATCCTTTAACAGTATCTCAGAGGTTACAGAAAgaaagaggaactcagtggaaagGAAAGAACTTACAAATTGCACAAGTTAATCCTACGTCCTTGACCACAAACCCAAAAGCTTTTTCAGATTTTATGGGTTTGAGCAATGTCCTGTCAATGAGCAATAATTTTACCCAGAGTGAAAATATGAACAATATTGTTTTTCCAAATCAAGGTTCACACCAACATTTCCATCCAATGACAGAACAAGCTGCTCCATCTATCCAACCTCACAAGGAGCATTCTGTTGGCCAACATGATGCAACCACCTCCCATTCAAGTAACCAGTTTGGGGATTTAGGAGCTGATTGCAATTTAGAAAGTTATTCATTCAACTGTTTAAATTGCAGCACCAAGAATCTGGTAACTTTGTCATCTGTTAATTCTAATGACCTTGGATCAAAGCAAAACAACGGAAACAGTCATCATTTTGCACAGTTAATGGATACCAGAAATGCTGCAGATCTTCACCAGACAGACACCCCAGACCTGAAGACAAATGCTTTTCAGTATGACGAacaaagtttaaaggaaattgaAGCATTGTATAATATGTTGCAAGGTTCATATATAAATAAAACATATGATCATTCAAAACGTCAGAAGGTGGAAGCCCCTTCCACCACCATTCAGCCATCCTCATCTGCAGTGGACCATATGAATGGATTTATTGGTACTGTACAGTCATTTCATGGCAACCAAGCTGCAGATAATGAGCACGGTGAGCACGCGTCATACATTAATGTATTGAACCATTCCGCTCATTCACATTCAAGAGCCTTCGAGAGGCAGGAAGTTGAAGTTGCTCTGCCAAAAAGGTTAGACGAGAAAGAATCAACTCCCTTGAAACAGTTAGGAGACAAAACAGATTGGGCATTGATAAGGCTTAAACTTCATGACTCAACTGATCAAGTCAAGAATTCAGTTTTCTCAAATTTGCCTGTGGGTATGGTACCAGAATGCTCAAGTGTAAGATCAAAGGACCCACAACCTACATGCAAAATGGACGCtgtatcatctcctcaaagcaTCACAAAAAAGCAGCAGACAAGGGGATACCCTGCCAGTGACTGCACTCCAGCTTCAGCGAGTTCCCACAAAAACCTGGCTTTCATATCTGAAGAGTTAAGTAGAGTGCAAAAAGATGCCACTAAAATGGTCCACTTCTCAAATGCAGGATTAAATGACCAAAAGGGTGATCTTTCAGTTCTGAAAGAGTTTCCGGATAGGGGCATAGTTTCTCCCGTACCAACTCCCATATTGTCCAGTGGTCAGTCAGACCATTTCCCATGTGATGCAGGATCAGACTACAAAGCCAGCATTGACGTTCCTGCAGGACATCTCATAGGAAAAATGTCCTCAGCTTCTGACATTTGTACAATCAATGACAGTAAGATATGTAATTCATCCCCAGAACGAGTTTCTGAGAAACTAACTTTGGTATCAAATCCTGATGAATCTTTAGCAAAGGAATCAGATACCTTAGAATTCATTTTACGTTCCCTTGGGATTATTCCAGAAAATAATGAAGGAGGAAGTACAGAAATTCCAACATCATTGATTCCCAGTGCAGAAGTAAATACCAAGAAGTCTTTTCAAGATAACATTTCCTGTATAGAATTACAGCAGAACACAGACGTACGTCTGCCACCGATTCCACAAAGTGAAAAGCAAAACTCAGTGGATTCTACTGATTGGACAGTAAGCACAAATGGTTCAACTGATGCTATGTTTAACATGAGAGAAACCCAATATAAGCTCAATGCACTAGATGATCCTTTGCACAATGACAACACAGTCGGTAAACTGAAACTGAATGGAATGAACCAATTAAGCTCTCTTCATCAGTCTAATATTCAAGTGAAGGGTGATCAAAATGCAATTGTACTGAGTAGTGTAGAAGATGGTTTACTTTCAAAGACAAATGGGACTTCAAACACAGAGACTCAGTTGGCTGTTGCTTCAATTCAAGCTGGCACAGAAGGCTGCGAAAATTTACTTGATAATCCATCCAGTGACAAAATAAAAATGCATCAACACACTGCTGCAATTCAATTCAAAGATGTAAGATGGCACAATGACAGTTCCCCACCAGGTACAGAAAATCATCTGCCATCTTCACCTGTCAGTTCATCCCCTGTAGGAGTGGCACACTTAACTCGAATAAATACTGCTTCCAAACAACCTGTGGATTTGGGTGGGGATTGGCATGGGAATCATTTAGGAAATACCTCAAATATTTTATCTTTGAGTAAAATGCCAGTTATATCTGTAAATATGGTCAGAAATAAGAAGAACATAATGGATAGGCATTTTGATTCATGTATAAAGTTTGGCAAGCAGCAGAATCCAGCTCCGCAAAATGTAATTATGGAGGCCATTGAAACAATGGGAATGTCTAATTCACTGGTCCAGGTCAGTGATGAAAATAAACTGCTTGACAGAAAAGAAAGCTTTAGATATTCAAATTCTACCCAGGGAGAAGTTCCTTGGCGCAATGCTGAGGTTTTATCAGCTGATGATACACTGAATTGTGACGATTGTATTGCTTTAGCCCCTCCACATTCAACGCAAGGAGTGCTTCGAAAATCACCATGCACAATTCCAGCATCGGGTATTCATTCATTACTTCACAACAGTAATGATGTATTAAAGCCCATTGGTATGACAGTGGGGCAGGAATGTCTTGACAAGGGTTGTCTGGTGCAAGAGGAGGCGCGAAGTAGACGCACTGCTGTGGTACCCCACAAAACTCCTGAAATGGGCCTGCCATCAGGGATTAGGATCACATTTGTATATTCGCTTTCGGAGTACTGCAAAGACATGACCTCTATAAATAGCATCATTTCAGGATCTTTGGGAAACAATGGTCAAGAGCTTCAGAGATAtttcagaaaagtgtgcaatttCTCTGTTCGCCGAATGAAACAAAAGGCAAAATTGATAAATGGTAAAGGATTACCATCAATTGGAACAAATTTAGGAGTAAGCTCAAAGGAAGACCATGTGACTGAGTTATCCAGTCAGGATATTGTTCCTTCCAAAAACAACTCTTCTATACACTTGGGTGACATGTTTACCACCATGACTAATCAGTCTGTGAACAGCTTCCATCCAGAGATGAACAAGAGTAGAATTCCTGCAGATAATAAGCATGCAAGTGAATTTACTGCTTCTGCAAACATTTCCAAGTCCCTGCCTGGAAACTTAAGTTGTAATAATAGCTCAGCTGAAGACTGCACAAATGCAGTGGATAAGGAATCGTCTGCTCTCTGCTGCCTGAGTTCTAGAGAGACAATGAATCAGAGTTTTTTCCGCAAAGATGAATTTCACATGAAAGACGATTTTGAAATGTCAACCGAGTCCATTTTACGTTTCTGGTCTCCTTCCAAAGAATGTACAGAAATGCATTGTCCAATTCAAGAGCCCGAGAATGGATTAGGTTGTGAGTGTGGGATATGTAGTAGACTTGGAATGTATACTGCAGGCAGTGAAGAGGAATTAAATGAGAGCATTCTCAAGTTGAGTACGTTACATCACTTCCAATTTGATTTCACTTCAGCTGTCAATGGGAGCCAGTTTCATGGAGAAATATCTCACCCACATGGATTGTATAACCAGTGCAATGAAGGAGAAAAAATTGGAGGAGTGTCTGGAGAACCTAAGTTGGTGGAGAGAGCTGGGATATCCCATTTATTGACTGATGAAGACAAAATGGGTAAATGGATGGATGCGACTTTATTAAAAGTGCCACTGGAACCCTGCAGCCCAAAATCTTACCTTCAAAGCAGCAGTGAGCAAATGAGCAACAAGCTGGGCGAATGTGCATCTGGGGACAATGAAAATGAAGCTGGAAAATCAAAGATGACTCTTCTTGGCATGAatatgaatgaaaggagaaacagTACACATGAAAATCATGAACTCATAAACCAGGGCAAATGTTTAACTGCACTGCCAACATGGCCTTTCAGAGATGAAGAAAGTCTGAAAGAATGTGAGCCTAATGTGGATCTTAGTAGTGAAATAAAACTTAAAGTCCTAGAGCATGAAGAGTTCAACAGTGTTCTTTCTGAGTTGTCAAACAGCATTTTTAATCCAGTATCTATTAGGACAGAGAAAATTTCAGAAGATCAAAGTCCAGAAACCCATGGGAAAACTGTGAAGAATAGTTATGCTGGATACTTGAATATAACTGGACATGAATTAATGGAAACGTCAGCCATGGAATATTCTGCGACATCAAATTCCAGAACCCCATCTCTCAGTACAGTTGGAAGCAGTCCGCAATATTGA